Proteins encoded within one genomic window of Anopheles gambiae chromosome 3, idAnoGambNW_F1_1, whole genome shotgun sequence:
- the LOC133392890 gene encoding uncharacterized protein LOC133392890, translating into MANRNRSRKSGAFYRKAANHMKMKVNKKDKMEAGSSRQKQHDVPANSCTTAEPHEEEMQQVHFPAKQHDVPASCTTTKPDEEEMQQVVTEELPELSDFTNADESFSDTSDVEDDSVRNIDTMSIEDGLRFWALSSNAPHSSVNMVLKLFKKANVKVPSTAKTLLRTKRNPSSEIKEIGGGQYWYRGITKCLLNYFRTKKPSSTTFSLTVSVDGLPLHNSSSMQFWPILFKINELPKAPVMTAAIFCGLKKPDSIDEYLGPLVKELNLLHSNGIKINGELITITLSAIVADTPARAFIKGVKGHTGYASCMKCTNNGVFNKESKTTVFCGINAPKKTDEGFRADNYPGHRIIPTPFLQLAQFDMIRDIIVADRLHLIDLGIMKRLLLGWRDGKLDIKAWNKQQIELIDKALDKIRQPSEVHRKQRPIKYIKYWKASECAFFLHYPAIAVLKDHLPQNVYKHFLLLFCAITILSTRVYKQKWPLAGQLLDKFVADFPTVYNERYMTSNIHNLQHVFEDVDRFGPLSEISTYPFENMLQYLKNLLRSGWKNLEQAINRLSELDEFEMPMERSNVKYPTICTKGKITTVHVRENFNLQNNDKNCWFLTKDCCIIKFKSTNTETVNGGRLSISGQKLAVKGLAFSEPFDSSELFIFKGNIESLENYRLELNADFIKCKLVCIKGITPNDTMFIPLVHTLI; encoded by the exons ATGGCGAACCGTAATCGTTCTCGTAAAAGTGGTGCTTTCTATCGCAAGGCGGCAAATCatatgaaaatgaaagtgaataaaaaggataaaatgGAGGCTGGATCGAGTCGTCAAA AACAACATGACGTACCTGCCAACTCATGCACTACTGCAGAACCTCATGAAGAAGAAATGCAGCAAGTGCATTTCCCAGCAAAGCAACATGACGTACCTGCCTCATGCACTACTACAAAACCTGATGAAGAAGAAATGCAGCAAGTGGTAACAGAGGAGTTACCGGAATTGTCTGACTTTACCAACGCAGACGAAAGTTTCTCTGACACCAGCGATGTGGAAGACGACAGTGTTCGCAACATAGATACTATGTCAATCGAAGATGGCCTTCGATTTTGGGCGTTGTCGAGCAATGCACCGCATAGTTCCGTCAATatggttttaaaattgtttaaaaaagcaAACGTTAAAGTTCCGTCAACTGCAAAAACTTTGTTGAGGACGAAACGTAATCCATCGTCGGAAATAAAAGAGATTGGCGGTGGACAGTATTGGTATCGCGGAATCACAAAATGCTTGCTTAATTATTTTCG aACTAAAAAGCCTTCTTCGACAACTTTTTCATTGACTGTTTCAGTAGATGGTTTACCATTGCACAACAGTAGTAGCATGCAATTTTGGCCcatattatttaaaatcaaCGAACTACCCAAAGCACCGGTTATGACAGCCGCTATCTTCTGTGGTCTTAAAAAGCCGGATAGCATCGATGAGTATCTCGGTCCGTTGGTAAAAGAATTAAACCTTTTGCATTCTAACGGAATCAAAATCAACGGAGAACTTATCACCATTACGCTAAGTGCTATCGTTGCTGACACTCCAGCCAGGGCTTTTATAAAAG GCGTTAAAGGACATACTGGATACGCATCTTGTATGAAATGCACTAACAATGGAGTATTCAACAAGGAGTCTAAAACAACGGTTTTTTGTGGGATCAACGCACCTAAAAAAACTGATGAAGGCTTCAGAGCCGATAATTACCCTGGGCACCGAATCATACCGACTCCCTTTTTGCAACTGGCACAATTCGACATGATACGTGATATCATTGTGGCAGATCGGTTGCATCTCATCGACCTCGGGATCATGAAGCGTTTACTTTTGGGATGGCGAGACGGCAAGTTGGACATAAAAGCTtggaacaaacaacaaattgaGTTGATAGATAAAGCATTGGACAAGATTCGGCAACCATCAGAAGTGCATCGAAAGCAGCGTCCTATAAAGTACATCAAGTACTGGAAAGCATCTGAGTGTGCATTTTTTCTCCACTATCCGGCGATCGCAGTACTGAAAGATCATCTACCACAAAATGTATACAAACATttcttgctgctgttttgtGCTATAACAATTCTATCTACAAGAGTCTACAAGCAAAAATGGCCTCTCGCTGGACAACTGCTGGATAAATTCGTAGCGGATTTCCCCACAGTCTATAACGAGCGATATATGACGAGCAACATCCACAATTTGCAGCACGTATTTGAAGACGTTGATCGTTTTGGACCCTTGTCAGAAATTTCTACTTATCCATTCGAAAACATGCTTCAATACCTGAAAAATTTACTTCGTAGTGGATGGAAGAATCTTGAGCAGGCCATCAACAGACTTTCAGAGTTGGATGAATTCGAAATGCCAATGGAAAGAAGCAATGTAAAATATCCTACAATCTGCACCAAAGGAAAAATAACGACTGTTCATGTCCgagaaaatttcaatttgcagAACAATGATAAAAATTGTTGGTTTCTAACGAAGGACTGCTgcataataaaatttaaatcaacAAATACGGAAACGGTTAACGGTGGTAGACTGTCCATAAGTGGCCAAAAGCTCGCAGTAAAAGGATTAGCATTTAGCGAGCCATTTGATTCTAGCgagttatttatatttaaggGGAACATTGAAAGCCTTGAAAATTATCGTTTAGAATTAAATGCTGATTTTATTAAATGTAAGTTAGTATGTATTAAAGGAATAACCCCGAATGATACTATGTTTATTCCGCTAGTACATACATTGATAtag